The following are from one region of the Kwoniella dendrophila CBS 6074 chromosome 6, complete sequence genome:
- a CDS encoding acetate non-utilizing protein 9, mitochondrial, translating to MRSSLIRLASASPPLPLSVQQASIQLIPPIPLYRRLLRAHRTLPPEMRFMGDSYIKSEFRATKSTDNPLHIIAFLTQWKLYLDELQATSIDSQGVWRGKKLDTEAFERLSKEQVGQLYELMHATKDVWKSPEQLEQEAQAAGVAESQPIEKA from the exons ATGCGATCATCTCTCATTCGACTGGCAAGTGCCtcacctcctttacctttatccGTGCAGCAAGCTTCAATACAACTTATACCGCCTATCCC TTTATATCGACGTTTACTTAGAGCTCATCGaacattaccacctgaaatGAGATTTATGGGTGATTCTTACATAAAATCAGAATTCAGAGCAACAAAATCTACAGATAATCCATTACATATAATAGCATTTTTAACACAATGGAAATtatatttagatgaattacaagCTACTTCTATAGATAGTCAAGGTGTATGGAGAGGTAAGAAGTTAGACACGGAAGCTtttgaaagattatcaaaggAGCAAGTCGGTCAATTATACGAATTAATGCATGCTACAAAGGATGTTTGGAAATC ACCGGAACAGCTTGAGCAGGAAGCTCAGGCTGCAGGAGTCGCTGAATCACAGCCGATCGAAAAAGCATAA
- a CDS encoding isocitrate dehydrogenase [NADP], mitochondrial, translating to MPLLRSTPLLARTALRNSRPLAFGMSSAMRGYATPAGIERIKVKNPVVEIDGDEMTRIIWKKIREELILPYVDVDLKYYDLGMENRDATNDQVTIDSAEAIKKYSVGVKCATITPDEARVKEFNLKEMWRSPNGTIRNILGGTVFREPIILEKIPKPVPGWTKPIVIGRHAFGDQYRSTDFLAPGPGKLTLTYTPADGGKPTEMNVYDFKGKGVALAMYNTEDSIYGFAHASFKMALSKKMTLFMSTKNTILKKYDGRFKDIFEEVYESTYKAEFEKLGIYYEHRLIDDMVAQAIKSSGGFVWACKNYDGDVMSDILAQGFGSLGMMTSELITPDGKTMESEAAHGTVTRHYRQYQQGQETSTNPVASIFAWTRGLAFRAKLDDTPALAEFAKSLEEACVEVIDKDSVMTKDLALAMKGKNMTRDDWVTTDVYMKKVEERLIEKLKQRI from the exons ATG CCTTTACTCCGTTCGACTCCTCTTCTCGCTCGAACAGCACTTCGAAATTCTCGACCATTAGCTTTCGGTATGTCATCAGCCATGAGAGGATATGCCACTCCAGCTGGAATCGAAagaatcaaggtgaagaacccAGTAGTTgagattgatggtgatgaaatgACTAGAATCATCTGGAAGAAGATTAGAGAGGAG CTCATCTTACCTTACGTCGATGTGGATCTTAAATACTATGATTTGGGTATGGAGAACAGAGATGCT ACCAATGACCAAGTAACCATTGATTCAGCTGAAGCAATCAAGAAATATTCTGTCGGTGTCAAGTGCGCTACCATCACTCCAGATGAAGCCAGAGTTAAAGAATTCAACTTGAAAGAAATGTGGAGAAGTCCTAATGGTACT ATCCGAAATATCCTCGGTGGTACCGTATTTAGAGAACCTATCATCCTTGAAAAGATTCCTAAACCAGTACCAGGCTGGACCAAACCTATCGTCATTGGAAGACATGCTTTCGGtgatcaa TATCGATCCACAGATTTCCTTGCTCCTGGTCCAGGTAAACTCACTCTCACCTATACCCCAGCAGATGGAGGTAAACCTACAGAAATGAATGTATATGACTTTAAAGGAAAAGGCGTAGCTTTAGCAATGTATAACACAGAAGATTCCATTTACGGATTCGCTCATGCAAGTTTCAAGATGGCTTTAAGTAAGAAAATGACTTTATTCATGTCTACTAAAAA CACTATCTTGAAAAAGTACGATGGGCGATTCAAGGATATCTTTGAGGAAGTTTACGAATC AACAtataaagctgaatttgaaaaaCTTGGAATTTACTACGAGCATCGATTGATTG ATGACATGGTTGCTCAAGCTATCAAATCTTCTGGTGGTTTCGTTTGGGCATGTAAGAACTATGATGGTGATGTGATG AGTGACATTCTTGCACAAGGTTTCGGTTCATTAGGAATGATGACATCTGAATTAATAACGCCTGATGGTAAAACAATGGAATCTGAAGCGGCACATGGAACAGTTACAAGACATTATAGACAATatcaacaaggtcaagaaaCTTCAACTAATCCTGTTGCGTCCATCTTCGCTTGGACAAGAGGTTTAGCATTTAGAgctaaattagatgatacaCCTGCCTTAGCAGAATTCGCTAAATCATTGGAAGAAGCATGTGTTGAGGTTATAGATAAAGATAGTGTCATGAcaaaagatttagctttagctatgaaaggtaaaaatatgACTAGAGATGATTGGGTTACAACGGATGTATATATgaagaaagttgaagagaGATTAATTGAGAAGCTCAAGCAAAGAATATAA